From the genome of Malus sylvestris chromosome 6, drMalSylv7.2, whole genome shotgun sequence, one region includes:
- the LOC126627002 gene encoding late embryogenesis abundant protein 6, with protein sequence MQSAKEKLSNMASAAKEHVDIYKAKAQEKVVKATAKTDEEREIASQIRRAKEAKAKMEFHEAKTKHSAEKSTASAENKSHLLHGQDDQPVARVGDGHGNDHQPHDAGPLPKTTVPAYPLGGYRTHKFPLK encoded by the exons ATGCAGTCTGCAAAGGAGAAGCTAAGCAATATGGCCAGTGCTGCCAAGGAGCACGTAGACATATACAAAGCTAAAGCTCAAGAGAAG GTGGTGAAGGCGACAGCAAAAACGGACGAAGAGAGGGAAATAGCGAGCCAGATAAGAAGAGCGAAAGAAGCAAAAGCAAAGATGGAGTTTCATGAGGCCAAAACCAAGCACTCTGCTGAAAAATCGACTGCTAGTGCAGAGAATAAATCCCATCTCCTCCATGGACAGGATGATCAGCCTGTGGCTAGGGTTGGTGATGGCCATGGTAATGATCACCAACCTCACGATGCGGGTCCTCTGCCTAAAACCACAGTTCCGGCATACCCACTTGGAGGTTATCGCACCCACAAGTTTCCCTTGAAATAA